In the genome of Porphyrobacter sp. ULC335, one region contains:
- the maiA gene encoding maleylacetoacetate isomerase, with translation MKLYGYFRSSTSYRLRIALNLKGLAFENVPVDLRTGANKDAAFTSRNPFGSLPMLEAGGRDRAQSMALLEWLDEAYPEPAFLPRDIEARYTVRELAYAIATEIHAVNNLPVLKYLKDPLGHSQDEIDVWYRTWLARTLDPVEARLAQLGAGDFLHGDAPGFFEIVLIPQLANARRFDYDLTASPHMTRIEAACLALPAFAAAHPDNQIDAT, from the coding sequence ATGAAACTCTACGGCTATTTTCGCTCCTCGACGTCCTACCGCCTTCGCATCGCCCTCAATCTCAAGGGCCTCGCTTTCGAGAATGTGCCGGTTGATCTGCGCACCGGCGCAAACAAGGACGCGGCATTCACCAGCCGCAATCCCTTCGGCTCTCTGCCCATGCTGGAAGCCGGTGGGCGCGACCGGGCGCAGTCGATGGCGCTGCTCGAATGGCTGGACGAGGCCTATCCCGAACCTGCGTTTCTGCCCCGCGATATCGAGGCGCGCTACACGGTGCGCGAGCTGGCCTATGCCATCGCGACCGAGATCCACGCGGTCAACAATCTGCCGGTGCTGAAATACCTCAAGGACCCGCTCGGCCATTCGCAGGACGAGATTGACGTCTGGTATCGCACCTGGCTGGCACGCACATTGGACCCAGTCGAGGCGCGTCTGGCGCAGCTTGGCGCGGGCGATTTCCTGCACGGCGATGCCCCCGGCTTTTTCGAGATCGTGTTGATCCCGCAGCTCGCGAATGCGCGGCGGTTCGATTACGATCTGACCGCCAGCCCGCACATGACCCGTATCGAGGCCGCCTGCCTCGCGCTGCCCGCTTTCGCAGCGGCGCATCCCGATAACCAGATCGACGCAACATAG
- a CDS encoding response regulator: MALRILVAEDEYITAFDLCDTFEEAGYEVEGPHAGISSAMLACQKEKPDLALLDIELADGLTYELAQKLIDDNVPVILHSEPANAGAVAARFPGATMLAKPCPPAQLLDAVSRVLMPA; encoded by the coding sequence ATGGCTTTGCGAATCCTTGTGGCCGAAGACGAGTACATTACCGCCTTCGATCTGTGCGACACATTCGAGGAAGCGGGCTACGAGGTTGAAGGACCGCATGCCGGAATTTCCTCCGCGATGCTCGCCTGCCAGAAGGAAAAACCCGATCTTGCGCTGCTCGATATCGAGCTGGCCGACGGGCTGACCTATGAACTGGCGCAGAAGCTGATCGACGACAATGTGCCGGTGATCCTCCATTCCGAACCGGCCAACGCAGGCGCGGTCGCGGCGCGCTTTCCGGGCGCGACGATGCTGGCCAAGCCCTGCCCGCCCGCGCAATTGCTGGATGCCGTCAGCCGGGTGCTGATGCCGGCCTGA